One region of Rhodophyticola sp. CCM32 genomic DNA includes:
- a CDS encoding Flp family type IVb pilin encodes MTLTNMTSFWADESGAVTVDWVVLTAALVGLGLAVISVVSGGMEDLSTDIGQALTDTDPLTDPFDDNTTSTETTTE; translated from the coding sequence ATGACGCTGACCAATATGACATCCTTCTGGGCCGATGAATCCGGTGCCGTAACCGTAGACTGGGTGGTTCTGACCGCCGCCCTCGTAGGTCTGGGACTGGCCGTGATTTCGGTTGTATCCGGCGGGATGGAGGATCTCTCCACCGATATCGGGCAAGCCCTGACAGACACCGATCCGCTGACCGATCCGTTCGATGACAATACGACCTCCACCGAAACCACAACCGAATAG
- the cpaB gene encoding Flp pilus assembly protein CpaB, translating into MRLIFGLVLIVGVTLAGFAVYVAQDRFAQYQQALASQRNSVIETTEVYVVNTQLRYGEQLRPEDVTAVNWPADHVPFGAFTSMEELFPEGPDELRTVLRMVERDEPILVSKVTGPGQDAGVASQLGAGMRAFALSVDVASGVSGFLRPGDRVDVYWTGNSRGENVTRLIRSNVQIIAIDQTSDEDRNNPTIARTITVEAPPEEIAALAQAQASGRLTLALVGVDDDTVSETIEINQDQLLGIAEAEQETGQRICTVRNRRGNEVIVTPVPCTN; encoded by the coding sequence ATGCGCTTGATTTTCGGGCTTGTCCTCATCGTTGGCGTCACCCTGGCAGGATTTGCGGTTTACGTCGCGCAGGACAGATTTGCACAGTACCAGCAGGCGTTGGCCAGCCAGCGCAACTCGGTCATTGAAACCACCGAGGTCTATGTGGTGAACACACAGTTGCGCTATGGGGAGCAATTGCGCCCTGAAGATGTGACCGCCGTAAACTGGCCCGCAGATCATGTGCCGTTTGGCGCCTTTACCAGCATGGAAGAGCTGTTCCCCGAGGGCCCCGATGAACTGCGCACGGTTCTGCGTATGGTTGAGCGGGATGAACCGATCCTCGTGTCCAAGGTCACAGGTCCCGGTCAGGATGCCGGGGTTGCCTCACAACTGGGTGCAGGCATGCGCGCCTTTGCCCTGTCGGTTGATGTTGCATCCGGCGTGTCAGGCTTCCTGCGCCCCGGTGACCGGGTCGATGTTTACTGGACTGGCAATTCGCGCGGCGAGAATGTCACCCGGCTGATCCGGTCGAATGTCCAGATCATCGCCATCGATCAGACATCTGATGAAGATCGCAACAACCCGACCATCGCCCGGACGATCACCGTCGAAGCCCCCCCTGAAGAGATCGCGGCCCTGGCCCAGGCGCAGGCCTCGGGTCGGTTGACCCTGGCCCTTGTGGGTGTCGATGACGATACGGTCAGCGAAACGATTGAGATCAATCAGGATCAGCTTCTGGGCATTGCGGAAGCCGAACAGGAAACAGGCCAGCGCATCTGCACGGTGCGCAACCGTCGCGGCAACGAAGTGATCGTCACGCCGGTGCCCTGCACCAACTGA
- a CDS encoding type II and III secretion system protein family protein, translating to MSIISLLRAGLFGCALVLMLVPDVTQAQSLRVLEGATSTSLRVPMNRAVVVESDAIFAELSVANPAIADIATLSERTIYVLGRAPGRTTMTLLGVDGSLIANVEVQVVPDVAELRERLRDILNGEPVEVRTANDGIVLSGTLSSGQAVDRAMELAERYAPDRVSNLMMVGGSQQVMLQVRFAEMSRTVRQNLSASFGATVGDGQIGTGSAATNFPATVINPTIDGRNGVFGVTFGSGSAQFGILLEALETNGMVRTLAEPNLTALSGQTATFLAGGEYPIPVSTSEGVAVEFKPFGVNLSFTPTVVDDAVINLVLSSEVSSIGEIQPGTNVPSINTRSASTTVEMRDGESFAIAGLLQDDFRDSIGQVPWLGDLPVLGALFRSTNYQREQTELVIIVTAHLVSPTRGEALALPTDRVAIPTERELFLGGHLTGSGSNGTAAGDVAQQDFGGSYGYVME from the coding sequence ATGAGCATTATATCCCTTCTTCGGGCAGGCCTGTTTGGCTGTGCCCTTGTACTGATGCTAGTACCAGATGTGACGCAGGCACAATCTCTTCGCGTTCTTGAAGGAGCAACATCCACGTCTCTGCGGGTTCCGATGAACCGCGCCGTGGTTGTGGAAAGCGATGCCATCTTTGCGGAACTTTCCGTCGCCAATCCGGCCATCGCCGATATCGCGACCCTGTCGGAACGCACGATCTATGTGCTGGGCCGGGCGCCGGGCCGCACCACGATGACCCTTCTGGGCGTCGATGGCAGCCTGATTGCCAATGTCGAGGTGCAGGTTGTGCCCGATGTGGCCGAATTGCGCGAACGCCTGCGGGATATCCTGAACGGTGAACCTGTCGAGGTGCGCACCGCCAATGACGGGATCGTTCTGTCCGGCACGTTGAGCTCTGGGCAAGCCGTTGATCGCGCCATGGAGTTGGCCGAACGATATGCCCCCGACCGTGTCTCAAACCTGATGATGGTCGGCGGGTCGCAGCAAGTCATGTTGCAGGTCCGATTCGCAGAGATGTCGCGCACAGTCCGGCAAAACCTGTCCGCAAGCTTTGGCGCAACTGTAGGGGATGGCCAGATCGGAACCGGCAGTGCAGCGACAAATTTCCCCGCAACAGTCATTAACCCCACAATTGACGGACGGAACGGTGTTTTTGGTGTCACCTTCGGATCAGGCAGCGCCCAGTTTGGCATTCTGCTGGAAGCGTTGGAAACCAATGGCATGGTCCGGACTCTGGCCGAACCGAACCTGACCGCTTTGTCCGGGCAGACCGCAACCTTCCTGGCTGGCGGCGAATACCCTATCCCCGTCTCCACATCAGAAGGTGTGGCTGTCGAATTCAAACCTTTTGGCGTGAATCTCAGCTTCACGCCAACTGTTGTGGATGATGCAGTCATCAACCTTGTGCTCAGCAGTGAGGTCTCTTCCATCGGGGAGATTCAGCCTGGAACAAATGTCCCCTCAATCAACACCCGATCCGCCTCCACAACCGTGGAAATGCGCGACGGGGAAAGCTTTGCGATTGCGGGACTGTTGCAGGATGATTTCCGCGACAGTATCGGGCAGGTCCCATGGCTGGGGGATCTGCCGGTTCTGGGGGCGCTGTTCCGCAGCACCAATTACCAGCGTGAACAGACCGAGCTGGTGATCATCGTGACCGCGCATCTGGTCTCCCCCACCCGCGGTGAAGCCCTGGCGCTGCCAACGGATCGTGTCGCCATTCCGACAGAACGGGAGCTGTTTCTGGGCGGGCATCTAACCGGGTCAGGTTCCAACGGAACTGCGGCCGGAGATGTGGCACAGCAGGATTTCGGCGGTTCCTACGGCTATGTGATGGAGTGA
- a CDS encoding OmpA family protein, translating into MAILISANRTRITLKYVKYAVLGLAGLALTACDRPAGARIDEGAFGNPTMNNVLVMTGQRSYVEDLAERFAAEVPTTINFAFNSSQLDGSARATLRQQASWIRQFPEVQFSVYGHTDLVGSQAYNQRLGQRRARTAVNYLVSQGIERSRLHALVSLGETQPIVATEGRERRNRRTVTEVSGFVQDHPMILDGRYAVVVYRTYADGSGGGGDGGGEAAASE; encoded by the coding sequence ATGGCGATCCTGATCTCCGCGAACCGGACCCGCATCACCCTGAAATATGTCAAATACGCCGTTTTGGGGCTGGCAGGTCTGGCTTTGACGGCCTGTGATCGGCCGGCCGGCGCCCGCATCGACGAAGGCGCCTTTGGCAATCCGACAATGAACAATGTTCTGGTGATGACCGGGCAGCGCAGCTATGTCGAAGACTTGGCGGAACGTTTCGCCGCAGAGGTGCCGACAACCATCAACTTTGCCTTTAATTCGTCACAACTTGACGGATCGGCACGCGCAACCTTACGCCAGCAGGCCAGTTGGATCAGACAATTCCCCGAGGTGCAGTTCAGCGTCTATGGCCATACCGATCTGGTGGGCAGTCAGGCCTATAATCAGCGGCTTGGCCAGCGCCGGGCCCGCACGGCGGTGAATTACCTGGTCAGCCAGGGAATTGAACGCAGCCGGCTCCACGCCCTTGTTTCTCTGGGCGAAACACAACCCATTGTCGCCACCGAGGGACGTGAACGCCGCAACCGGCGGACGGTAACCGAGGTCAGCGGCTTTGTGCAGGACCACCCGATGATCCTTGATGGCCGCTATGCGGTGGTTGTCTATCGCACCTATGCGGACGGCTCCGGAGGCGGGGGTGACGGGGGCGGTGAAGCCGCTGCCTCTGAATAG
- a CDS encoding AAA family ATPase codes for MGGGLALKSDPAPIVASTISRDVQKFGLLIDDMEAELGESWGDLQLEEARSFLDQTEANELEFVAIAVDQSDEDDIGLIGEIIRAAKAKSIRVILITDGLSTQGLHQLLKLGADDFVPYPLPDRALHDAIKRIREPHSVALTGTGADGRAFDPAPRMDGRSAIFAVQGLAGGTGATTLAINLAWEMANIDKKKPPSVCLIDFDLQFGSTSTFLDLPRREVIVEVLSDAQGMDVDSFKQALVEYNDKLSVFTAPSEIIPLDMISPEDVEAVLNLATECFDIVVIDMPASVVQWSETILQRADVFFAMLELDMRSAQNAMRFIKALQAEELPLEKVNFILNRAPKGLDLNGKSRVKRLADSLGVKITTQLTDGARQVTQSADHGIPLAELAKKNPLRKDIVKLASGLYQAMLSDVATG; via the coding sequence ATGGGTGGCGGACTTGCGCTGAAATCTGACCCTGCACCGATCGTGGCTTCCACGATCTCTCGGGATGTCCAGAAGTTCGGTCTCCTGATCGACGATATGGAGGCAGAACTAGGCGAAAGCTGGGGCGATCTGCAGCTGGAGGAAGCCAGAAGCTTCCTTGATCAGACAGAAGCCAATGAACTGGAATTTGTCGCCATCGCCGTGGATCAAAGCGATGAAGACGATATCGGGCTGATCGGCGAGATCATCCGCGCCGCGAAGGCGAAATCCATCAGGGTCATTCTGATCACCGATGGGCTGAGCACTCAAGGTCTGCATCAGCTTCTGAAACTCGGGGCCGATGATTTCGTGCCCTACCCCTTACCCGACCGCGCCCTGCATGATGCGATCAAACGTATCCGCGAACCTCATTCGGTTGCCCTGACGGGCACCGGCGCAGATGGCAGGGCATTTGACCCTGCCCCGCGCATGGATGGCCGCTCGGCGATATTTGCGGTGCAAGGTCTGGCTGGCGGCACCGGCGCCACCACTCTGGCGATAAATCTGGCCTGGGAAATGGCCAATATCGACAAAAAGAAACCGCCCTCGGTCTGCCTGATTGATTTCGACCTGCAATTCGGCTCGACCTCGACATTTCTCGACCTGCCGCGCCGCGAGGTGATTGTCGAAGTCCTGTCAGACGCGCAGGGCATGGATGTGGACAGCTTCAAACAGGCCCTTGTCGAGTATAACGACAAACTGTCCGTCTTCACCGCGCCATCTGAAATCATCCCGCTGGACATGATCAGCCCCGAAGATGTGGAGGCCGTGCTGAACCTGGCCACCGAATGCTTCGACATTGTGGTGATCGACATGCCCGCCAGCGTCGTTCAGTGGAGCGAAACCATTCTGCAGCGTGCGGATGTCTTCTTTGCAATGCTGGAACTCGACATGCGGTCAGCCCAGAACGCAATGCGGTTTATCAAAGCCCTGCAGGCAGAAGAACTGCCGCTTGAGAAGGTGAATTTCATCCTCAACCGCGCCCCGAAAGGCCTCGACCTGAACGGGAAATCGCGCGTCAAACGCCTTGCAGACAGTCTTGGCGTGAAAATCACCACACAACTGACCGATGGTGCACGTCAGGTCACGCAATCTGCGGATCACGGCATTCCACTGGCCGAACTGGCCAAGAAAAACCCATTGCGCAAAGACATCGTGAAACTGGCCAGCGGGCTTTATCAGGCGATGCTTTCAGACGTGGCCACCGGGTAA
- a CDS encoding CpaF family protein, with amino-acid sequence MFSKYKKPESAKPIDAVVAATHTDAMPDEVASKVQRKQMALEQPAKAPAEAASLDKEKKRRLRLDEIKTEMHHRLLENLNLSALENAKDTELKAEITAITSEELSEMGVVLNREDRQTLQTELFDEVTGLGPLEPLLKDETVNDILVNGPNRVFVERDGKLSLTDVRFKDERHLLRIIDKIVSAVGRRVDESNPHVDARLKDGSRFNAMVPPVAVDGSLVSIRKFKKEKLGIDDLVKFGAFSEEMAAFLQAACACRLNVIVSGGTGSGKTTTLNALSSFIDNSERILTIEDTAELQLQQVHVGRMESRPPNVEGKGAVTQRDCLRNALRMRPDRIIVGETRGDEVIDMLQAMNTGHDGSMTTIHANSARDACSRLENMIAMSGIEMPIKAVRAQISSAVNLIVQASRLQDGSRRMVSITEVTGMEGEVISMQEVFRYQRMGLKPDGTIIGRFTACGVRSHYSERFKQWGYDLPMSIYDPVAAE; translated from the coding sequence ATGTTCTCGAAATACAAGAAACCCGAAAGCGCCAAACCGATTGATGCCGTGGTTGCCGCCACACATACAGATGCCATGCCCGACGAGGTGGCAAGCAAGGTTCAGCGCAAACAGATGGCGCTGGAACAGCCTGCAAAAGCCCCGGCCGAGGCTGCCAGTCTCGACAAGGAAAAAAAGCGCCGCCTGCGGTTGGATGAGATCAAGACGGAGATGCATCACCGTCTGCTTGAAAACCTGAACCTGTCGGCCCTGGAAAACGCCAAAGATACGGAACTGAAGGCCGAGATTACCGCGATCACCTCGGAAGAGCTGAGCGAGATGGGCGTGGTGCTGAACCGCGAAGACCGTCAGACCCTTCAGACCGAGCTTTTCGACGAGGTGACCGGGCTTGGCCCGCTGGAGCCGCTTCTGAAAGACGAAACCGTCAATGATATTCTGGTCAACGGCCCGAACCGCGTGTTTGTGGAACGCGACGGGAAACTGTCTCTGACCGATGTCCGGTTCAAGGATGAACGCCATCTTTTGCGGATCATCGACAAGATCGTCTCTGCGGTTGGCCGCCGGGTCGACGAATCCAACCCCCATGTGGATGCCCGCCTGAAAGACGGCTCGCGGTTCAACGCCATGGTGCCGCCGGTTGCGGTGGATGGATCGCTGGTCTCCATCCGTAAGTTCAAGAAAGAAAAGCTGGGCATTGATGACCTGGTGAAATTCGGCGCCTTTTCCGAAGAAATGGCCGCCTTTCTTCAAGCCGCCTGTGCCTGCCGCCTGAACGTCATTGTCTCGGGCGGAACCGGGTCGGGCAAGACCACCACGCTGAACGCGTTGTCGAGCTTCATCGACAATTCCGAACGCATCCTGACCATCGAGGATACGGCAGAATTGCAACTTCAGCAGGTGCATGTGGGCCGGATGGAAAGCCGCCCGCCCAATGTCGAGGGCAAAGGCGCCGTGACACAGCGCGACTGCCTGCGCAACGCGCTCAGGATGCGCCCGGACCGGATCATCGTGGGGGAAACCCGCGGCGATGAGGTGATCGACATGCTGCAGGCCATGAATACCGGCCATGACGGCTCGATGACCACAATCCACGCCAACTCGGCCCGCGATGCCTGTTCGCGTCTGGAAAACATGATCGCCATGTCCGGCATTGAAATGCCGATCAAGGCGGTGCGCGCGCAGATATCCTCGGCCGTGAACCTGATCGTGCAGGCCTCACGTCTGCAGGACGGCTCCCGCCGGATGGTCTCGATCACCGAGGTGACCGGCATGGAAGGCGAAGTGATCTCGATGCAGGAGGTGTTTCGCTATCAGCGTATGGGCCTGAAACCCGATGGCACGATCATCGGCCGGTTCACCGCCTGCGGCGTGCGTTCGCATTATTCCGAACGGTTCAAACAATGGGGATATGATTTGCCAATGTCGATCTACGATCCCGTAGCGGCGGAGTAA
- a CDS encoding type II secretion system F family protein, whose amino-acid sequence MQLSIEPLIYIGIFVGVIFLVEGVYLMVFGKSISLSARVNRRLSMLDKGSSREDVLAKLRKELDQHTRSRTIPLYSLIADKAQKANIAFTPQQLILVMIGLTLAAFLLLTLLTGAALPIRLLISVGMGVGGVFYWVNSKAKKRIAMIEEQLPDAVELMVRALRVGHPFVSAINTVAKEVADPLGSELGIIADEAAYGRDIAASIQNMAERLDLQDLRFMAVAVGIQQTSGGNLAEILAGLAEVIRARFKLFRRVKAITAEAKWSGMFLSVFPVLCLIGINVAQPDYYSEVMESEYFIPACAMVAVMLFINVIFMRMMVNIKV is encoded by the coding sequence ATGCAACTGAGCATCGAACCCCTTATCTATATCGGTATATTCGTGGGCGTGATCTTCCTGGTGGAAGGCGTCTATCTGATGGTCTTTGGCAAGTCGATCAGCCTCAGCGCCCGGGTCAACCGGCGCCTGTCCATGCTCGACAAGGGCTCCTCGCGCGAGGATGTGCTGGCCAAACTGCGCAAAGAGCTTGATCAGCATACCCGCTCGCGCACGATCCCGCTTTATTCGCTGATCGCCGACAAGGCACAAAAGGCAAATATCGCCTTCACCCCGCAGCAATTGATCTTGGTGATGATCGGGCTGACATTGGCGGCCTTTCTGTTGCTGACATTGCTGACCGGCGCCGCGCTGCCGATCCGTCTGCTGATCTCGGTCGGGATGGGGGTTGGCGGCGTATTCTACTGGGTCAATTCCAAGGCCAAGAAACGCATCGCGATGATCGAGGAACAACTGCCCGATGCGGTGGAACTGATGGTCCGCGCGCTGCGTGTGGGGCACCCGTTTGTGTCGGCCATCAATACGGTTGCAAAAGAGGTCGCCGACCCGCTTGGCTCTGAACTGGGCATCATCGCGGATGAGGCCGCCTATGGCCGCGATATCGCGGCAAGCATCCAGAACATGGCCGAACGTCTGGACCTGCAGGATCTGCGCTTCATGGCCGTGGCCGTGGGTATCCAGCAGACATCGGGTGGCAATCTGGCCGAAATTCTTGCCGGGCTGGCCGAGGTGATCCGGGCGCGGTTCAAACTGTTCCGAAGGGTCAAGGCCATCACCGCCGAGGCGAAATGGTCAGGCATGTTCCTCTCGGTTTTTCCGGTTCTCTGCCTGATCGGCATCAATGTCGCACAGCCCGATTACTACAGCGAAGTGATGGAGAGCGAGTATTTCATTCCGGCCTGTGCCATGGTGGCGGTGATGTTGTTCATCAACGTCATTTTCATGCGCATGATGGTCAATATCAAAGTTTAA